Proteins found in one Paenibacillus sp. FSL R10-2782 genomic segment:
- a CDS encoding S-layer homology domain-containing protein, which produces MKQEYIAVTLSRKLKRFGIAWLSAALVLSGGGPGLLSDGKASAEPAPIVETEVQSSPTTVGASVYADVYVPDKLRIHDIQGSAHRSPYEGKKVTDVEGIVTMVKGSSFFIQEADDKVDQDEKTSEAILVYKLGSGVQVGDEVWVSGSVKEYTERTYASKPVDLTTTEIVASSVSVIAKDRPLPSPILLGKEGRVMPTSVVDNDGMTVFDPEEDGLDFFESLEAMRVELKDARVIGPYGYEIPVRIDNGTNTGEVLTEAGGLMLTEESLNPQRILIDAKPAVPLKTGDRFAGPITGIVSYSFSNFKLLPERLPDIVSGGLQPAYTRLVQDDRKLTVASFNVENFDPGDGKRIDQLGQAIAVNLNHPDIVGLLEVQDNNGEKDDGTTDASESFRVLIEAIRAHGGPEYAFTDIAPENNKDGGAPGGNIRVGFLYNPQRVTLTDKSKGNSVTSVTYGEQGLSLNPGRIDPLNAAFEYSRKPLAAEFEFDGQQVIVIANHFNSKGGDQAPFGGIQPPVRSSEIQRAKIATIVNGFVKSVLAQNHQANIVVLGDLNDFQFSETLALVRGQELTNLVDKLDEKERYSYIYEGNSQTLDHLLVSPSISKSSVLDIVHINADFSAADGRVSDHDPLVAQIDLPRQTVEPPTEGGSGRNKDDDQQESNGSNNTGNHSSGNASGTTNNGQGETANSGQNGNGSSGVNVVQAKSIVTEQNGLKRAVAQVPAADIQNAIRNGANGTLVIRAGEQTDAKLFEVNLNGDALGAVLNDRIHTLRVETPQGGYEVTTGRLSVQKLADTWQVPVQQISLSFTVTPNEGLANRTDIPAERKLVRAVDVVAELRSEDGRKQSLASGDNSGKGYERYLLRVPATVDMGQLAVVKVSTNQVGQLSYHPVPFTASGEELTVYGRSGGTYVVLDGGGANVSRSFSDISGHWAQQDITRLATRLIVAGANQSTSTANETGEMGLSNVRFVPNGQVQRSELAAMLVRTLGLEHSDRMVTGFDDVQSESWYAGSVRTAASAGLINGYADGSFKPDASVSREELAVMVERVLHFAGTAEDTAAGSVSTSLSDAQAISTWAVPAVNTLSNIGIMEGDGKGRFAPTASVTRAEAAAVLSRTLDKLNWER; this is translated from the coding sequence ATGAAACAAGAATACATAGCAGTAACGTTATCCAGGAAATTAAAAAGGTTTGGAATAGCATGGCTCAGTGCGGCACTGGTGCTGTCGGGTGGAGGTCCGGGGCTACTGTCCGATGGAAAAGCTTCAGCCGAACCAGCGCCTATAGTAGAAACGGAGGTGCAATCATCACCCACGACTGTGGGGGCCAGTGTATACGCAGATGTCTATGTGCCGGATAAGCTCCGTATCCATGATATACAGGGATCAGCCCATCGTTCACCTTATGAGGGGAAAAAGGTAACGGATGTCGAAGGAATTGTAACGATGGTGAAAGGAAGCAGCTTCTTTATCCAGGAGGCGGACGATAAGGTGGATCAGGATGAAAAAACATCCGAGGCCATTTTAGTGTACAAGCTCGGCAGCGGTGTGCAGGTTGGGGATGAGGTGTGGGTAAGCGGCTCTGTGAAAGAATATACAGAAAGAACCTATGCCAGCAAGCCAGTCGACCTGACGACCACGGAAATTGTAGCTTCTTCAGTTTCGGTGATCGCCAAGGACCGTCCACTGCCGTCTCCGATTTTGCTTGGAAAAGAGGGGCGTGTGATGCCAACATCTGTTGTGGATAATGACGGAATGACGGTGTTTGATCCAGAGGAGGATGGTTTGGACTTTTTTGAAAGTCTGGAGGCCATGCGTGTAGAGTTGAAGGATGCACGAGTCATCGGCCCTTATGGTTATGAAATTCCGGTCAGGATTGACAACGGGACGAACACAGGCGAGGTATTGACCGAAGCAGGCGGCTTGATGCTGACCGAAGAAAGTCTGAATCCGCAGCGGATTTTGATCGACGCCAAACCTGCGGTTCCGTTGAAAACAGGGGATCGTTTTGCGGGTCCCATCACGGGAATTGTGAGCTATAGCTTCAGCAATTTCAAGCTGTTGCCGGAGCGTCTGCCGGATATTGTGTCAGGGGGTCTCCAGCCAGCCTACACACGTCTGGTACAGGATGACCGTAAGCTGACGGTCGCTTCCTTTAATGTGGAAAATTTCGATCCCGGTGACGGAAAACGAATTGACCAGCTCGGACAGGCCATCGCCGTGAATTTGAACCACCCGGATATCGTAGGGCTGTTGGAGGTTCAGGACAACAACGGTGAGAAGGATGACGGCACCACAGATGCTTCAGAAAGCTTTCGGGTGTTGATTGAGGCGATTCGTGCTCATGGAGGGCCGGAGTATGCTTTTACAGATATAGCACCTGAAAATAATAAGGATGGCGGCGCTCCCGGCGGCAATATCCGGGTCGGATTTCTCTACAATCCGCAACGTGTCACGCTGACGGATAAGTCGAAGGGAAATTCGGTTACATCAGTGACCTATGGAGAGCAGGGGCTTTCGCTCAATCCCGGTCGTATTGATCCGCTGAATGCGGCATTTGAATACTCACGCAAGCCGTTGGCCGCTGAATTTGAGTTTGACGGTCAGCAGGTGATTGTGATTGCGAACCATTTTAATTCCAAGGGGGGCGATCAAGCACCATTCGGAGGGATTCAGCCACCCGTACGAAGCAGCGAAATACAGCGGGCGAAGATTGCAACGATTGTGAATGGTTTTGTGAAGTCGGTGCTGGCTCAAAACCATCAGGCGAATATCGTCGTATTGGGAGATTTAAATGATTTTCAATTTTCCGAAACGCTCGCTTTGGTCCGGGGACAGGAATTGACGAATTTGGTAGATAAGCTGGATGAGAAGGAGCGATATTCGTATATTTATGAGGGGAATTCGCAAACACTGGATCATTTGCTGGTCAGTCCGTCCATAAGTAAATCATCCGTGCTGGATATTGTTCATATCAATGCGGATTTTAGCGCGGCGGACGGGCGGGTAAGTGATCATGATCCATTGGTTGCTCAAATTGACTTGCCACGCCAAACAGTGGAACCGCCAACAGAGGGCGGGAGTGGTCGGAATAAAGATGATGATCAGCAGGAGAGTAATGGCAGCAATAACACTGGGAACCATAGTAGCGGTAACGCGAGTGGAACGACGAATAACGGACAGGGTGAGACTGCGAATAGCGGGCAGAATGGTAACGGTTCATCTGGCGTTAATGTGGTGCAAGCCAAGTCCATAGTAACAGAGCAAAACGGACTGAAAAGAGCAGTCGCACAGGTACCAGCCGCTGACATACAAAATGCGATTCGGAACGGGGCGAACGGTACGCTCGTCATCCGTGCAGGAGAGCAAACGGATGCTAAGCTATTCGAAGTGAATCTAAACGGAGATGCTTTGGGTGCTGTTTTGAATGACCGTATTCACACCCTGCGAGTAGAAACGCCACAGGGAGGCTATGAAGTAACAACAGGTCGTTTGTCTGTTCAAAAGCTGGCTGACACCTGGCAGGTGCCTGTACAACAGATTTCCTTGAGCTTTACGGTTACGCCGAACGAAGGATTGGCTAATCGCACAGATATTCCGGCAGAGCGCAAGCTGGTGCGAGCTGTTGATGTTGTGGCGGAGTTACGAAGCGAAGATGGACGCAAGCAGTCGTTGGCAAGTGGCGATAATTCCGGTAAAGGGTATGAACGTTATCTTCTACGTGTTCCCGCAACGGTAGACATGGGTCAACTTGCTGTAGTGAAGGTATCCACCAACCAAGTCGGACAGTTGTCCTATCATCCGGTTCCGTTTACCGCTTCTGGTGAGGAACTGACTGTGTATGGACGTTCGGGAGGAACCTATGTCGTGCTGGATGGCGGGGGAGCTAATGTAAGCAGGTCGTTCAGCGATATTTCCGGTCATTGGGCGCAGCAGGACATTACACGCTTGGCAACTCGTCTGATTGTGGCAGGGGCAAATCAATCAACGTCCACCGCGAATGAGACTGGTGAGATGGGCTTATCGAACGTGCGCTTTGTGCCGAATGGTCAGGTACAACGCTCGGAGCTGGCTGCGATGCTGGTTCGTACGCTTGGACTGGAGCATTCAGATCGCATGGTGACGGGCTTTGACGATGTACAATCGGAATCGTGGTATGCGGGTTCTGTGCGTACCGCAGCCTCTGCTGGACTGATCAATGGCTATGCAGACGGCAGCTTCAAACCTGATGCCTCGGTATCGAGGGAGGAGCTGGCTGTGATGGTAGAGCGAGTCCTGCACTTCGCCGGGACTGCGGAAGATACAGCGGCAGGAAGTGTCTCAACGTCATTATCGGATGCACAAGCCATTTCTACATGGGCAGTTCCGGCTGTCAATACTTTGTCCAACATAGGCATTATGGAGGGAGACGGGAAAGGCCGTTTTGCTCCAACTGCATCGGTGACGAGGGCAGAAGCAGCGGCTGTATTATCTCGAACTCTGGATAAGCTGAATTGGGAACGGTAG